In a genomic window of Melanotaenia boesemani isolate fMelBoe1 chromosome 1, fMelBoe1.pri, whole genome shotgun sequence:
- the tox3 gene encoding TOX high mobility group box family member 3, whose product MDVRFYPTAGGNSIPGDPANLDFAHCLGYYNFNKFQNNNNYMNMAEANGALLAAGDTFHTPSLGDEEFEIPPITPPPETESGLEPEVGSPFPVMPEPPAQNRGHIIPQFPPQSLDLPSITISRNMMDQEGMPGNNGQPVNVGPGHLRQYQTNPSMVMKSIINMNGPNGMMSRNQLTTINQSQLNTQLSLNMPGPNITHTSPSPPASKSATPSPSSSINEDDQDDGNRVVGEKRPAPIDPTKKPKTPKKKKKKDPNEPQKPVSAYALFFRDTQAAIKGQNPNATFGEVSKIVASMWDGLGEEQKQVYKSKTEAAKKEYLKALAAYRASLVSKAAAESAEAQTIRTVQQTLASTSLNPGLVLPSPLSQHPSMPSASQALQQALPRAIAPKPLQMRLGGSQIVTSVTVSHQNMSSGMPQQLLGQMGTGGSMVVGAQSTAVSQMSPPMQPVQQHAMQQLQQQQQQQQQQQQQQQQMQQHLQHHQMQQQQMHHQQIQQQMQHQHFQHHLQQQLQQHHMQQQQQQQQHMQLQHMQMQHQLHQQQIQHLQQQQQQQQQHQAQCSPPQHSPGTPHSVGGSASLGSPQPAPQQQPHPSQIQAHAQVLSQVSIY is encoded by the exons acttttcacacaCCCAGCTTGGGGGATGAGGAGTTTGAGATTCCTCCCATCACACCTCCACCTGAGACAGAGTCTGGTTTGGAACCAGAGGTGGGCTCTCCATTCCCAGTGATGCCAGAGCCCCCAGCTCAAAACAGGGGTCACATAATCCCTCAGTTCCCCCCACAGAGCCTGGATCTTCCCTCGATTACCATCTCACGCAACATGATGGACCAGGAAGGGATGCCTGGGAACAATGGCCAGCCAGTG AATGTTGGACCGGGTCATCTACGTCAGTACCAAACCAACCCATCCATGGTGATGAAATCCATCATAAACATGAACGGCCCGAATGGCATGATGTCACGGAATCAGCTGACCACCATCAACCAGTCCCAGCTCAACACTCAGCTGAGCTTAAACATGCCAGGACCCAACATCACTCACACTTCCCCGTCACCACCCGCCAGCAAGTCCGCCACACCCTCTCCCTCCAGTTCCATCAATGAAGACGACCAGGATGACGGCAACCGG GTTGTTGGGGAGAAGCGGCCAGCCCCAATAGATCCCACAAAGAAGCCCAAGACTcctaagaagaaaaagaagaaggatcCCAATGAGCCTCAGAAGCCCGTGTCAGCTTATGCCCTGTTCTTCAGAGACACCCAGGCTGCTATCAAGGGTCAGAATCCCAACGCCACCTTTGGAGAAGTGTCCAAGATTGTGGCCTCTATGTGGGATGGCCTGGGAGAGGAACAAAAGCAG GtttataaaagcaaaacagaagcTGCCAAGAAAGAATATTTGAAAGCTCTCGCTGCATACCGTGCTAGTCTGGTTTCCAAG GCTGCAGCAGAATCGGCTGAGGCCCAGACTATCCGAACAGTGCAGCAGACCCTGGCCTCCACTAGCCTGAACCCTGGCCTGGTGCTGCCCTCACCCCTTAGCCAGCACCCTTCCATGCCATCAGCTTCCCAGGCACTGCAACAAGCCCTGCCACGGGCCATTGCTCCAAAACCTTTGCAGATGAGACTAGGGGGCAGCCAGATCGTGACCTCTGTTACAGTTTCCCACCAAAACATGTCCTCCGGGATGCCACAGCAGCTGCTGGGCCAGATGGGTACTGGGGGGTCCATGGTGGTGGGTGCACAGTCCACAGCAGTGTCTCAAATGAGTCCACCCATGCAACCGGTGCAACAGCATGCCatgcagcagctccagcagcagcaacagcaacagcagcagcagcagcagcagcagcagcaaatgCAACAGCACCTTCAGCACCAtcagatgcagcagcagcagatgcatcaccagcagatCCAGCAGCAGATGCAGCATCAGCATTTTCAGCAccacctccagcagcagctgcagcaacaccacatgcagcagcagcaacagcagcagcagcacatgcAGCTGCAGCACATGCAGATGCAGCATCAGCTACATCAGCAGCAGATTCAACATctccagcagcaacaacaacagcagcagcagcaccaggcCCAGTGTTCCCCACCCCAACACTCTCCTGGCACGCCACATTCAGTGGGAGGCTCTGCATCTCTTGGCAGTCCCCAGCCAGCCCCACAGCAGCAACCACACCCCTCCCAAATCCAGGCCCATGCCCAGGTTCTGTCCCAGGTCAGCATTTACTGA